A section of the Paramisgurnus dabryanus chromosome 4, PD_genome_1.1, whole genome shotgun sequence genome encodes:
- the LOC135760495 gene encoding C-type lectin domain family 4 member E-like, producing MYFMSTEEKSWSESRQFCRDRGQDLVIINTEEEQRYISSIAKDRVWIGLSDIAEEGKMKWVDNTPLNKGFWYQGEPNDELRNEDCVEIMSSSRPILNNWNDLPCTQTRKWICENL from the exons ATGTATTTCATGTCCACTGAGGAGAAGAGTTGGTCTGAAAGCAGGCAGTTCTGCAGGGATCGTGGTCAAGATCTGGTCATTATCAACACTGAAGAAGAACAG agatacATATCTTCAATTGCCAAGGACAGAGTGTGGATTGGTTTGTCTGACATAGCAGAGGAAGGAAAGATGAAATGGGTGGATAATACACCACTGAATAAAGG GTTTTGGTACCAAGGTGAGCCGAATGATGAACTCAGAAATGAGGACTGTGTTGAAATCATGAGTTCTTCACGACCTATCCTAAACAACTGGAATGATCTTCCATGCACACAGACAAGAAAATGGATTTGTGAGAATCTGTGA
- the LOC135760423 gene encoding uncharacterized protein: MMESENIYFSSEHKNLFNLRDLSGEDINSNDNHTDDTQKHCRSFIQNKPVNCIRSRWFMIITVSLGLICVLLLVTIIVQHNKLSTERDLMKMSYRNMAEEYNETLNSLNMNYSKLNDDREQLQNRFNSMSQKKLKLETDNNHLIGEREEIKKTFSSMSRNKLELESNYNNLTGEKEELQKTLNSVSQEKLELEANYNNLTGEKEELQKTLNSMSQEKLELEANYNNLTGEKEELQKTLNSMSQEKLKLETNYKHLTGEKEELKKSLNSMSQKKLELETNNKRLTGEKEGLTKSLNSMSQKKLELETNNKRLTGEKEGLTKSLNSMSQKKLELETNNKRLTGEKEELTKSLNSMSQKKLELETNNKRLTGEKEGLTKSLNSMSQKKLELETNNKRLTGEKEELTKSLNSMSQEKLELETNNKRLTGEKEGLTKSLNSMSQKKLELETNNKRLTGEKEELTKSLNSMSQKKLELETNNKRLTGEKEGLTKSLNSLSQKKLELETNNKRLTGEKEGLTKSLNSMSQKKLELETNNKRLTGEKEELTKSLNSMSQKKLELETNNKRLTGEKEELTKSLNSMSQKKLELETNNKRLTGEKEELTKSLNSMSQKKLELETNNKRLTGEKEGLTKSLNSMSQKKLELETNNKRLTGEKEGLTKSLNSMSQKKLELETNNKRLTGEKEELQKTLNSLSQKKLELETKVKNLNDALMKKSGSYMYFISTEEKSWSESRQFCRDRGQDLVVINSEEEQRYISSIVKDRLWIGLSDITTEGIMTWVDNTPLIKTFWAKGEPNNDRGNEDCVEILSSSKPILNNWNDVPCSMRKKWICENL, translated from the exons ATGATGGAGTCAGAGAACATCTATTTCAGTTCAGAGCACAAAAATTTGTTTAACCTGAGAGACCTGAGCGGAGAAGATATTAACAGCAATGACAATCACACAGATGATACCCAGAAACACTGCAGGAGTTTCATCCAGAATAAACCAGTCAATTGCA ttaGAAGCAGATGGTTCATGATAATCACAGTGTCCCTCGGGCTCATCTGTGTTTTACTGCTGGTTACCATCATAGTGCAGCACAATAAACTCTCCACAGAGAGAGACCTGATGAAgatgagctacaggaacatggCTGAAGAATACAATGAAACTCTGAACAGCCTGAATATGAATTACAGTAAATTGAACGATGACAGAGAACAACTACAGAACAGATTTAACTCTATGAGCCAAAAGAAACTGAAGTTAGAGACCGATAACAATCATCTGATTGGCgagagagaagagataaagaaaacatttagcTCTATGAGCCGGAATAAACTGGAGTTAGAGAGCAATTACAACAATCTGACCGGTGAGAAAGAAGAACTACAGAAAACACTGAACTCTGTGAGTCAGGAGAAACTGGAGTTAGAGGCCAATTACAACAATCTGACCGGTGAGAAAGAAGAACTACAGAAAACACTGAACTCTATGAGTCAGGAGAAACTGGAGTTAGAGGCCAATTACAACAATCTGACCGGTGAGAAAGAAGAACTACAGAAAACACTGAACTCTATGAGTCAGGAGAAACTGAAGTTAGAGACAAATTATAAACATCTGACGGGCGAGAAAGAAGAGCTAAAGAAAAGCCTGAACTCTATGAGTCAGAAGAAACTGGAGTTAGAGACCAATAACAAACGTTTGACTGGCGAGAAAGAAGGGCTAACGAAAAGCCTGAACTCTATGAGTCAGAAGAAACTGGAGTTAGAGACCAATAACAAACGTTTGACTGGCGAGAAAGAAGGGCTAACGAAAAGCCTGAACTCTATGAGTCAGAAGAAACTGGAGTTGGAGACCAATAACAAACGGTTGACTGGCGAGAAAGAAGAGCTAACGAAAAGCCTGAACTCTATGAGTCAGAAGAAACTGGAGTTGGAGACCAATAACAAACGTTTGACTGGCGAGAAAGAAGGGCTAACGAAAAGCCTGAACTCTATGAGTCAGAAGAAACTGGAGTTGGAGACCAATAACAAACGGTTGACTGGCGAGAAAGAAGAGCTAACGAAAAGCCTGAACTCTATGAGTCAGGAGAAACTGGAGTTAGAGACCAATAACAAACGTTTGACTGGCGAGAAAGAAGGGCTAACGAAAAGCCTGAACTCTATGAGTCAGAAGAAACTGGAGTTGGAGACCAATAACAAACGGTTGACTGGCGAGAAAGAAGAGCTAACGAAAAGCCTGAACTCTATGAGTCAGAAGAAACTGGAGTTGGAGACCAATAACAAACGTTTGACTGGCGAGAAAGAAGGGCTAACGAAAAGCCTGAACTCTTTGAGTCAGAAGAAACTGGAGTTGGAGACCAATAACAAACGTTTGACTGGCGAGAAAGAAGGGCTAACGAAAAGCCTGAACTCTATGAGTCAGAAGAAACTGGAGTTGGAGACCAATAACAAACGGTTGACTGGCGAGAAAGAAGAGCTAACGAAAAGCCTGAACTCTATGAGTCAGAAGAAACTGGAGTTGGAGACCAATAACAAACGGTTGACTGGCGAGAAAGAAGAGCTAACGAAAAGCCTGAACTCTATGAGTCAGAAGAAACTGGAGTTGGAGACCAATAACAAACGGTTGACTGGCGAGAAAGAAGAGCTAACGAAAAGCCTGAACTCTATGAGTCAGAAGAAACTGGAGTTGGAGACCAATAACAAACGTTTGACTGGCGAGAAAGAAGGGCTAACGAAAAGCCTGAACTCTATGAGTCAGAAGAAACTGGAGTTGGAGACCAATAACAAACGTTTGACTGGCGAGAAAGAAGGGCTAACGAAAAGCCTGAATTCTATGAGTCAGAAGAAACTGGAGTTGGAGACCAATAACAAACGGTTGACTGGCGAGAAAGAAGAGCTACAGAAAACCCTTAACTCTTTGAGTCAGAAGAAACTGGAGTTAGAGACCAAAGTCAAGAATTTGAACGATGCACTAATGAAGAAATCAG GGTCGTACATGTATTTCATATCCACTGAGGAGAAGAGTTGGTCTGAAAGCAGGCAGTTCTGCAGGGATCGTGGTCAAGATCTGGTCGTTATCAACAGTGAAGAAGAGCAG agatacATATCTTCAATCGTCAAGGACAGATTGTGGATTGGATTGTCTGACATAACAACGGAAGGAATCATGACCTGGGTGGATAACACACCGTTAATTAAAAC